Proteins encoded together in one Thermodesulfobacteriota bacterium window:
- a CDS encoding response regulator codes for MDILIVDDEPYIQRSLSFILTKEGFEVEVASDGEEGLEKARDLKPRVIFLDLMMPKLNGFSACRAIKSDETLKDSYVIILTAKGQEIDKEMGFKEGADEFVSKPFSPSEIVAKARSLIGAHL; via the coding sequence ATGGACATACTGATAGTTGACGACGAGCCTTATATCCAACGATCCCTGTCGTTTATACTGACAAAGGAGGGCTTCGAGGTCGAAGTCGCATCCGACGGAGAGGAGGGGCTGGAAAAGGCACGCGACCTGAAGCCCCGGGTGATATTCCTCGATCTCATGATGCCCAAGCTCAACGGCTTCAGCGCCTGCAGGGCCATAAAGTCGGACGAGACGCTAAAGGACAGCTACGTGATAATCCTGACCGCCAAGGGGCAGGAGATCGACAAGGAGATGGGCTTCAAGGAAGGGGCCGACGAGTTCGTATCAAAACCCTTCAGCCCCTCGGAGATAGTCGCCAAGGCCAGGAGTCTTATCGGGGCCCATCTGTGA
- a CDS encoding ATPase has translation MREKLGQRLLKNDVVSEEQLEKALESQRLHGGRLGHNLASLGFMSLEELDTFFNRHPKRPESVQSTGLDLAFISDLALKDVLYKGVFTLQELSDRIKLPVSIVDSAVDVLRRERLVEVMGAAGFSKESYKFKITEGGRKRASELLEVCRYVGPAPVHIDDYKEMVESQTIKNILVDDETLKEAFSSIVLQDSFLKRIGPAISSGRAIFLYGPPGNGKTTVAEIMGKALPGNIYIPYALIVGGQIINVFDPVNHIPVESDSGEKKESLDRRWILIKRPVIITGGELTLKMLDLEFNTISNFYEAPLQIKANNGLFIVDDFGRQQIPPQNLLNRWIVPLERRTEFLSLHTGMKFDIPFDILVVFSTNLEPKNLVDEAFLRRIRYKVKIDHPTEEEFEAIFKKVCEANSIEFSEEVLSYLVNNYYRKLGVKPNACHPRDLIDHIIDNAHHYRHAPRLTKEVIDAAWMNYFVEM, from the coding sequence ATGCGCGAAAAATTAGGACAAAGACTCCTGAAAAATGACGTCGTAAGCGAGGAGCAGCTCGAAAAGGCCCTGGAGAGCCAGAGGCTCCACGGGGGGAGGCTCGGCCACAACCTCGCCTCCCTCGGTTTTATGAGCCTCGAAGAGCTCGACACGTTCTTCAACAGACACCCGAAAAGACCCGAGAGCGTGCAAAGTACGGGGCTTGACCTCGCCTTCATCTCCGACCTGGCGTTGAAGGACGTACTCTACAAGGGGGTGTTCACCCTCCAGGAGCTGTCGGACAGGATCAAACTCCCCGTATCCATCGTGGACTCCGCGGTGGACGTGCTCAGAAGGGAGAGGCTGGTGGAGGTCATGGGGGCGGCGGGCTTCTCGAAAGAGAGCTACAAGTTCAAGATAACGGAGGGCGGCAGGAAGAGGGCCTCCGAACTCCTTGAGGTATGCCGTTATGTCGGGCCCGCCCCGGTCCACATCGATGACTACAAGGAGATGGTGGAGTCACAGACCATAAAGAACATACTCGTGGACGACGAGACCCTCAAGGAGGCCTTCTCGTCTATCGTGCTGCAGGATTCGTTTCTGAAACGCATCGGTCCGGCCATAAGCTCGGGGAGGGCCATCTTCCTGTACGGCCCCCCGGGGAACGGCAAGACCACCGTGGCGGAAATAATGGGGAAGGCCCTTCCCGGTAACATCTATATCCCCTACGCGCTTATCGTGGGCGGACAGATAATAAACGTTTTCGACCCGGTAAACCACATCCCGGTCGAATCCGACAGTGGAGAGAAGAAGGAGTCGCTGGACCGGAGATGGATACTTATAAAAAGGCCCGTTATAATAACCGGTGGGGAGTTGACGCTTAAGATGCTCGACCTCGAGTTCAATACCATCTCCAACTTCTACGAGGCCCCTCTCCAGATAAAAGCGAATAACGGACTGTTCATAGTAGACGACTTCGGCAGGCAGCAGATCCCCCCGCAGAACCTCTTAAACAGGTGGATAGTCCCACTGGAGAGAAGGACGGAGTTCCTGTCGCTGCACACCGGCATGAAGTTCGACATCCCCTTCGACATACTCGTGGTATTCTCGACCAACCTGGAGCCGAAGAACCTCGTGGACGAAGCGTTCCTGAGAAGGATACGTTATAAGGTCAAGATAGACCACCCCACCGAGGAGGAGTTCGAGGCCATCTTCAAGAAGGTCTGCGAGGCCAACTCCATCGAGTTCTCCGAGGAAGTCCTGAGCTACCTCGTGAACAACTACTACAGGAAGCTCGGCGTGAAGCCCAACGCCTGCCACCCGAGGGACCTGATAGACCATATTATCGATAACGCCCATCACTACAGACACGCCCCCCGCCTCACAAAAGAGGTAATAGACGCCGCATGGATGAACTACTTCGTGGAGATGTAA
- a CDS encoding HD domain-containing phosphohydrolase, producing the protein MSLLVTLLTTDRLKRLLGQYSEAFGRQILILDEEEKALLSVHGDRLQGKLTTRPLYLRDSLVGYVATAGDEGDASQLEFIARNLMEMINAGYEIDSLAGEVARVYEELSLLANISAKLGSGLEVDRICRVLADEVMKRCPSANVSIMLVKEVPRDESPQSGMKSFLVPRVSIGKDADKASTMILKADTGLIGYVSEIKRAITVCDVSEEERFEPLPYPVARILLVPLVVEDTVIGAVVANDKLDGEEFYSPEIKLLSNIASECAISIKKALLYDEIHSMLFSMAEAFSLAIDAKDPYTYGHSKRVSRLAVGIAEELGLPPDTVDWIRLATLLHDTGKIGVPDAILNKADKLEPDEMLKMQEHPALGAKMIGHIQRFTEIARWIRHHHEHYDGSGYPMGLKGDDIPLPARIINVSDTFDALTSTRSYRKAMEKEEALKIMRDSSGTHVDPAILDCLEKVLARS; encoded by the coding sequence GTGTCGCTGCTGGTAACGCTGCTTACTACGGACAGGCTGAAGAGGCTGCTGGGACAGTACTCCGAAGCCTTCGGCCGCCAGATACTTATCCTGGACGAGGAAGAGAAAGCCCTTTTGAGCGTTCACGGGGACCGGTTGCAGGGGAAGCTTACGACCAGGCCTCTCTACTTGAGGGACTCTCTGGTCGGCTACGTAGCAACGGCCGGGGACGAGGGCGATGCGTCCCAGCTTGAGTTCATCGCACGGAACCTCATGGAGATGATAAATGCCGGCTACGAGATAGACAGCCTCGCCGGAGAGGTGGCGAGAGTCTACGAGGAGCTATCGCTGCTGGCGAACATCTCGGCGAAGCTCGGCTCGGGCCTTGAGGTGGACAGGATATGCCGCGTACTTGCCGACGAGGTCATGAAGCGCTGCCCCTCGGCCAACGTCTCCATAATGCTCGTAAAGGAGGTCCCGCGGGACGAATCACCGCAGTCCGGGATGAAGTCCTTCCTGGTCCCCAGGGTCTCCATAGGGAAAGACGCGGACAAGGCCTCGACCATGATCCTGAAGGCCGACACGGGACTCATCGGATACGTCTCCGAGATAAAGAGGGCCATTACCGTATGCGACGTGTCGGAGGAGGAGAGGTTCGAGCCTCTCCCCTACCCCGTAGCGAGGATACTGCTGGTCCCGCTCGTAGTGGAGGACACCGTAATAGGTGCGGTAGTGGCGAACGACAAGCTCGACGGCGAGGAGTTTTACTCCCCGGAGATAAAGCTCCTGTCCAACATAGCGTCGGAGTGCGCCATTTCCATAAAGAAGGCCCTTCTCTACGACGAGATCCACAGCATGCTCTTCAGCATGGCCGAGGCCTTCTCCCTGGCCATCGACGCAAAGGATCCTTACACCTACGGCCATTCCAAGAGGGTTAGCCGGTTAGCGGTGGGTATAGCCGAGGAGCTCGGGCTCCCACCCGATACCGTGGACTGGATAAGGCTGGCGACGCTGCTCCATGACACGGGCAAGATAGGCGTGCCCGACGCCATCTTGAACAAGGCCGACAAGCTCGAGCCGGACGAAATGCTGAAGATGCAGGAGCACCCCGCACTCGGTGCGAAGATGATAGGGCATATCCAGAGGTTCACGGAGATAGCCCGCTGGATACGCCACCACCACGAACATTACGATGGCTCCGGCTACCCCATGGGCCTCAAGGGGGACGATATCCCGCTGCCCGCAAGGATAATCAACGTCTCCGACACCTTCGACGCCCTGACCTCCACCAGGTCGTACAGAAAGGCCATGGAGAAGGAAGAAGCGCTGAAGATCATGCGTGACTCCAGCGGAACGCACGTAGACCCGGCGATCCTGGACTGCCTGGAGAAGGTGCTCGCCCGTTCTTAG
- a CDS encoding hybrid sensor histidine kinase/response regulator produces MRGYLPLLALPALIPLLLLTGGIESPVRFVYYPIVLLLTPFSNSNPLLLSSLVFTLLYATMPSMKGLWEYPAYDVAVNVLGFLSMGITAGYISDRIRKESASMDRSSDTYHGLTQALNLKILNLQSELESVTEAYGKLKDMNKNKTQFLASISHEIRSPLSSIRSFSEILHNYDDIDPETNKEFLGIISKESRRLTHLTNEILDIVRIDSGQTQWHMDTVGISDVIQAGVKTVVPLVKEKGLSIKASVPPRLPPVWADRNRLLQVMLNLLSNAVKFTSDGKITVKARDMGDNIQVSVADTGEGIYPEEREKVFDEFYRIGDDLTGRPAGSGLGLSISKKIVEAHGGRIWVESRMGKGSTFNFTVPKGGEIGETAQSPRYARQHTDIVGGRHVMILDDSTAMRQILRDAIEEEGYITMGAGDVGKALEMVKATKPDAVLLGYLDHEDHLGELRTIFSVQWIPFYLAVIINDEELGAQLAVNGYITTPINEQQVHTALQRVLHKVKGKVLIISDRPGEARNLQLSAGTGGYETSVVPDVASADIRTAPPPPPDLIIIGTSSKDRAYGTILALRGNKATRDIPLVLTLGISATDIECVGLGSSSYGNGLAELFAELEGGG; encoded by the coding sequence GTGAGAGGCTACTTGCCTCTCCTTGCACTCCCCGCCCTCATACCGCTGTTGCTCCTGACCGGGGGCATTGAAAGTCCGGTCAGGTTTGTCTACTACCCCATAGTTCTTCTCTTAACGCCGTTTTCAAACTCAAACCCCCTCCTCCTGTCCTCCCTGGTCTTCACCCTTCTATACGCCACCATGCCGAGCATGAAAGGGTTATGGGAATACCCCGCCTACGACGTGGCCGTGAACGTGCTGGGCTTCCTTTCCATGGGCATAACCGCCGGCTACATTTCGGACAGGATACGGAAAGAGTCGGCGTCGATGGACCGAAGCTCCGACACCTATCACGGCCTGACACAGGCGCTTAACCTGAAGATTCTCAACCTGCAGTCCGAACTCGAGTCCGTAACCGAGGCATACGGGAAGCTCAAGGACATGAACAAGAACAAGACCCAGTTCCTGGCATCCATCTCCCACGAGATAAGGTCCCCACTTTCCTCCATCCGTTCCTTCTCGGAGATACTCCACAACTACGACGACATAGACCCGGAGACGAACAAGGAGTTTCTGGGCATAATCAGCAAGGAGAGCCGACGGCTCACCCACCTGACCAACGAAATACTGGATATCGTCAGGATAGACTCCGGCCAGACCCAGTGGCACATGGATACCGTCGGCATCAGCGACGTAATCCAGGCGGGAGTAAAGACGGTGGTCCCGCTCGTAAAGGAGAAGGGCCTTTCCATCAAGGCGTCGGTCCCCCCCCGGCTCCCCCCTGTCTGGGCCGACAGGAACAGGCTCCTGCAGGTAATGCTGAACCTCCTGAGCAACGCCGTAAAGTTCACCTCCGATGGGAAGATTACCGTAAAGGCCAGGGACATGGGAGACAACATACAGGTGTCCGTGGCCGATACCGGCGAGGGGATATACCCCGAAGAGCGGGAGAAGGTGTTCGACGAGTTCTACCGTATAGGAGACGACCTGACCGGAAGGCCCGCAGGCAGCGGCCTGGGGCTTAGCATCTCAAAAAAAATAGTCGAGGCGCACGGGGGGCGCATCTGGGTGGAAAGCCGTATGGGCAAGGGGAGCACCTTCAACTTCACCGTGCCAAAGGGCGGGGAGATCGGGGAGACGGCGCAGTCGCCCAGGTACGCCAGGCAGCATACGGATATCGTCGGCGGAAGGCACGTCATGATACTGGACGACAGCACCGCCATGCGCCAGATATTGAGGGACGCGATCGAGGAAGAGGGATATATCACCATGGGGGCGGGTGACGTAGGCAAGGCGCTGGAGATGGTGAAAGCGACAAAACCGGACGCCGTCTTGCTCGGCTATCTGGACCACGAGGACCACCTGGGCGAACTCAGGACCATATTCAGCGTCCAGTGGATACCCTTCTATCTCGCCGTAATCATAAACGACGAGGAACTCGGTGCCCAGCTGGCGGTCAACGGCTACATAACCACCCCCATCAACGAACAGCAGGTGCATACGGCCTTACAGAGGGTCCTTCACAAGGTAAAGGGAAAGGTGCTTATAATATCGGACAGGCCCGGAGAGGCGAGGAACCTTCAGCTATCCGCCGGAACGGGGGGGTATGAGACCTCCGTGGTGCCGGATGTCGCCTCCGCCGACATCCGGACGGCCCCCCCCCCTCCGCCCGACCTGATAATAATAGGGACGTCCTCAAAGGACAGGGCCTACGGGACCATCTTGGCCTTGCGCGGCAATAAGGCCACCAGGGACATCCCTCTTGTCCTTACACTCGGCATATCCGCCACGGACATAGAGTGTGTCGGGCTCGGCTCTTCAAGCTATGGAAACGGCCTGGCGGAGCTGTTCGCGGAGCTGGAAGGAGGAGGCTGA